One part of the Arvicanthis niloticus isolate mArvNil1 chromosome 15, mArvNil1.pat.X, whole genome shotgun sequence genome encodes these proteins:
- the Flnc gene encoding filamin-C isoform X1: MMNNSNYSDASGFGLLDEADEMPSTEKDLAEDAPWKKIQQNTFTRWCNEHLKCVGKRLTDLQRDLSDGLRLIALLEVLSQKRMYRKFHPRPNFRQMKLENVSVALEFLEREHIKLVSIDSKAIVDGNLKLILGLIWTLILHYSISMPMWEDEDDEDARKQTPKQRLLGWIQNKVPQLPITNFNRDWQDGKALGALVDNCAPGLCPDWEAWDPNQPVQNAREAMQQADDWLGVPQVIAPEEIVDPNVDEHSVMTYLSQFPKAKLKPGAPVRSKQLNPKKAIAYGPGIEPQGNTVLQPAHFTVQTVDAGVGEVLVYIEDPEGHTEEAKVVPNNDKDRTYAVSYVPKVAGLHKVTVLFAGQNIERSPFEVNVGMALGDANKVSARGPGLEPVGNVANKPTYFDIYTAGAGTGDVAVVIVDPQGRRDTVEVALEDKGDNTFRCTYRPVMEGPHTVHVAFAGAPITRSPFPVHVAEACNPNACRASGRGLQPKGVRVKEMADFKVFTKGAGSGELKVTVKGPKGTEEPVKVREAGDGVFECEYYPVVPGKYVVTITWGGYAIPRSPFEVQVSPEAGAQKVRAWGPGLETGQVGKSADFVVEAIGTEVGTLGFSIEGPSQAKIECDDKGDGSCDVRYWPTEPGEYAVHVICDDEDIRDSPFIAHIQPAPPDCFPDKVKAFGPGLEPTGCIVDRPAEFTIDARAAGKGDLKLYAQDADGCPIDIKVIPNGDGTFRCSYVPTKPIKHTIIISWGGVNVPKSPFRVNVGEGSHPERVKVYGPGVEKTGLKANEPTYFTVDCSEAGQGDVSIGIKCAPGVVGPVEADIDFDIIKNDNDTFTVKYTPPGAGHYTIMVLFANQEIPASPFHIKVDPSHDASKVKAEGPGLSRTGVEVGKPTHFTVLTKGAGKAKLDVHFAGAAKGEAVRDFEIIDNHDYSYTVKYTAVQQGNMAVTVTYGGDPVPKSPFVVNVAPPLDLSKVKVQGLNSKVAVGQEQAFSVNTRGAGGQGQLDVRMTSPSRRPIPCKLEPGGGAEAQAVRYMPPEEGPYKVDITYDGHPVPGSPFAVEGVLPPDPSKVCAYGPGLKGGLVGTPAPFSIDTKGAGTGGLGLTVEGPCEAKIECQDNGDGSCAVSYLPTEPGEYTINILFAEAHVPGSPFKATIQPVFDPSKVRASGPGLERGKAGEAATFTVDCSEAGEAELTIEILSDAGVKAEVLIHNNADGTYHITYSPAFPGTYTITIKYGGHPIPKFPTRVHVQPAVDTSGIKVSGPGVEPHGVLREVTTEFTVDARSLTATGGNHVTARVLNPSGAKTDTYVTDNGDGTYRVQYTAYEEGVHLVEVLYDEVAVPKSPFRVGVTEGCDPTRVRAFGPGLEGGLVNKANRFTVETRGAGTGGLGLAIEGPSEAKMSCKDNKDGSCTVEYIPFTPGDYDVNITFGGQPIPGSPFRVPVKDVVDPGKVTCSGPGLGTGVRARVPQTFTVDCSQAGRAPLQVAVLGPTGVAEPVEVRDNGDGTHTVHYTPATDGPYTVAVKYADQEVPRSPFKIKVLPAHDASKVRASGPGLNASGIPASLPVEFTIDARDAGEGLLTVQILDPEGKPKKANIRDNGDGTYTVSYLPDMSGRYTITIKYGGDEIPYSPFRIHALPTGDASKCLVTVSIGGHGLGACLGPRIQIGEETVITVDAKAAGKGKVTCTVSTPDGAELDVDVVENHDGTFDIYYTAPEPGKYVITIRFGGEHIPNSPFHVLACDPLPHVEEPAEVLQLHQPYAPLRPGTCPTHWATEEPVVPAEPLESMLRPFNLVIPFTVQKGELTGEVRMPSGKTARPNITDNKDGTITVRYAPTEKGLHQMGIKYDGNHIPGSPLQFYVDAINSRHVSAYGPGLSHGMVNKPATFTIVTKDAGEGGLSLAVEGPSKAEITCKDNKDGTCTVSYLPTAPGDYSIIVRFDDKHIPGSPFTAKITGDDSMRTSQLNVGTSTDVSLKITEGDLSQLTASIRAPSGNEEPCLLKRLPNRHIGISFTPKEVGEHVVSVRKSGKHVTNSPFKILVGPSEIGDASKVRVWGKGLSEGQTFQVAEFIVDTRNAGYGGLGLSIEGPSKVDINCEDMEDGTCKVTYCPTEPGTYIINIKFADKHVPGSPFTVKVTGEGRMKESITRRRQAPSIATIGSTCDLNLKIPGNWFQMVSAQERLTRTFTRSSHTYTRTERTEISKTRGGETKREVRVEESTQVGGDPFPAVFGDFLGRERLGSFGSITRQQEGEASSQDMTAQVTSPSGKTEAAEIVEGEDSAYSVRFVPQEMGPHTVTVKYRGQHVPGSPFQFTVGPLGEGGAHKVRAGGTGLERGVAGVPAEFSIWTREAGAGGLSIAVEGPSKAEIAFEDRKDGSCGVSYVVQEPGDYEVSIKFNDEHIPDSPFVVPVASLSDDARRLTVTSLQETGLKVNQPASFAVQLNGARGVIDARVHTPSGAVEECYVSELDSDKHTIRFIPHENGVHSIDVKFNGAHIPGSPFKIRVGEQSQAGDPGLVSAYGPGLEGGTTGVSSEFIVNTQNAGSGALSVTIDGPSKVQLDCRECPEGHVVTYTPMAPGNYLIAIKYGGPQHIVGSPFKAKVTGPRLSGGHSLHETSTVLVETVTKSSSSRGASYSSIPKFSSDASKVVTRGPGLSQAFVGQKNSFTVDCSKAGTNMMMVGVHGPKTPCEEVYVKHMGNRVYNVTYTVKEKGDYILIVKWGDESVPGSPFKVNVP; this comes from the exons ATGATGAACAACAGCAACTACTCCGATGCCTCCGGCTTCGGCCTGCTTGACGAGGCGGACGAGATGCCGTCCACCGAGAAGGACCTAGCGGAGGACGCGCCGTGGAAGAAGATCCAGCAGAACACATTCACGCGGTGGTGCAACGAGCATCTCAAGTGTGTGGGCAAGCGCCTGACCGACCTGCAGCGAGACCTCAGCGACGGGCTGCGCCTCATCGCGCTGCTCGAAGTGCTTAGCCAGAAGCGCATGTACCGCAAGTTCCACCCGCGCCCCAACTTCCGCCAGATGAAGCTGGAAAATGTGTCTGTGGCCCTGGAGTTCCTGGAGCGCGAACACATCAAGCTGGTGTCCATCG aCAGCAAGGCTATCGTGGATGGGAACCTGAAGCTGATCCTGGGCCTGATCTGGACCCTGATCCTTCACTACTCCATCTCCATGCCCATGTGGGAGGATGAAGATGATGAGGATGCCCGCAAACAGACACCCAAGCAGCGTCTGCTCGGCTGGATCCAGAACAAAGTGCCCCAGCTGCCCATTACCAACTTCAACCGGGACTGGCAGGATGGCAAGGCTCTGGGTGCCCTGGTTGACAACTGTGCCCCTG GTCTCTGCCCTGACTGGGAAGCCTGGGACCCCAACCAGCCTGTGCAGAATGCCAGAGAGGCCATGCAGCAAGCCGATGACTGGCTCGGGGTGCCCCAG GTGATTGCCCCTGAAGAAATTGTGGATCCCAACGTAGATGAGCACTCCGTCATGACCTACCTGTCCCAGTTTCCCAAGGCCAAGCTCAAACCCGGTGCCCCTGTCCGCTCTAAGCAGCTGAATCCCAAGAAAGCCATCGCCTATGGGCCCG GCATTGAGCCCCAGGGCAACACTGTGCTGCAGCCTGCCCACTTCACTGTGCAGACAGTCGATGCTGGGGTGGGTGAGGTGCTGGTCTACATCGAGGACCCCGAGGGGCACACTGAGGAG GCCAAGGTGGTTCCCAACAATGACAAGGACCGCACGTATGCCGTCTCCTATGTGCCCAAGGTTGCTGGGTTACACAAG GTGACCGTGCTCTTTGCTGGCCAGAACATTGAGCGGAGCCCCTTTGAGGTGAATGTGGGCATGGCTCTTGGGGATGCCAACAAGGTGTCAGCCCGTGGCCCTGGTCTGGAACCTGTGGGTAATGTGGCCAACAAACCCACCTACTTTGATATCTATACTGCTG GGGCTGGCACTGGTGACGTTGCCGTGGTGATCGTGGACCCACAGGGGCGGCGGGATACAGTAGAGGTGGCCTTGGAGGACAAGGGTGACAACACGTTCCGCTGCACATACAGGCCTGTGATGGAGGGGCCACACACCGTGCATGTGGCCTTTGCTGGTGCACCCATCACCCGGAGTCCTTTCCCAGTCcatgtggcagaag ccTGTAATCCCAACGCCTGCCGAGCCTCTGGGCGAGGCCTGCAGCCCAAAGGTGTGCGTGTGAAAGAGATGGCTGACTTCAAGGTGTTCACCAAGGGTGCTGGCAGCGGAGAGCTCAAGGTCACAGTCAAGGGTCCAA AGGGCACAGAGGAGCCAGTGAAAGTTCGAGAGGCTGGAGACGGTGTGTTCGAGTGCGAGTACTACCCAGTGGTACCTGGGAAGTATGTGGTGACCATCACTTGGGGTGGCTACGCCATTCCCCGCAG TCCTTTTGAGGTCCAGGTGAGCCCAGAGGCTGGAGCCCAGAAAGTGCGGGCATGGGGTCCTGGGTTGGAGACTGGCCAAGTGGGCAAGTCAGCTGACTTCGTGGTGGAAGCCATTGGCACAGAAGTGGGGACGCTGG gcttCTCCATTGAGGGACCCTCACAAGCCAAGATAGAATGTGATGACAAAGGGGACGGCTCCTGTGATGTGCGGTACTGGCCCACGGAGCCTGGGGAGTATGCTGTGCATGTCATCTGTGACGATGAGGACATCCGGGACTCGCCTTTCATAGCCCACATTCAGCCAGccccaccagactgctttccagacaAG GTGAAAGCCTTTGGACCTGGCCTGGAACCTACTGGCTGCATTGTGGACCGGCCTGCTGAGTTCACCATCGATGCCCGTGCTGCTGGCAAGGGAGATTTGAAGCTCTATGCCCAG GATGCAGATGGCTGCCCCATCGACATCAAGGTGATCCCCAATGGTGATGGTACCTTCCGCTGCTCCTACGTGCCTACCAAGCCCATTAAGCATACCATCATCATCTCCTGGGGAGGTGTCAACGTGCCCAAGAGCCCCTTCAGG GTGAATGTGGGAGAAGGCAGCCATCCTGAGCGGGTAAAGGTATACGGTCCTGGAGTAGAGAAGACGGGCCTTAAAGCCAACGAACCCACCTACTTCACAGTAGACTGTAGCGAAGCCGGGCAAG GTGATGTGAGCATCGGCATCAAGTGTGCCCCTGGCGTGGTGGGACCTGTGGAAGCTGACATCGACTTTGACATCATCAAGAATGACAACGACACCTTCACAGTCAAGTACACACCCCCGGGGGCCGGCCACTACACCATCATGGTGCTGTTTGCCAACCAG GAGATCCCTGCCAGTCCCTTCCACATCAAGGTGGACCCATCCCACGATGCTAGCAAGGTCAAGGCTGAGGGCCCCGGGCTGAGCCGCACAG GTGTGGAAGTTGGAAAGCCGACTCACTTCACTGTGCTGACCAAGGGAGCTGGCAAGGCCAAGCTGGATGTGCACTTTGCTGGGGCAGCCAAGGGTGAAGCCGTGCGAGACTTTGAAATCATTGACAACCATGACTATTCATATACTGTCAAGTACACTGCTGTCCAGCAG GGCAACATGGCAGTAACAGTGACCTATGGTGGGGACCCTGTCCCTAAAAGTCCCTTTGTGGTGAATGTGGCACCCCCACTGGACCTCAGCAAAGTCAAAGTTCAAGGCCTTAACAGCA AGGTAGCTGTGGGGCAGGAACAGGCGTTCTCGGTGAATACCAGAGGGGCTGGTGGTCAGGGCCAATTAGATGTGCGGATGACATCACCCTCCCGACGACCTATCCCATGCAAGCTGGAGCCCGGGGGTGGAGCAGAAGCCCAGGCTGTCCGCTATATGCCCCCTGAAGAGGGACCTTACAAGGTGGACATCACCTATGATGGTCACCCAGTGCCTGGCAGCCCCTTTGCTGTGGAAGGCGTCCTGCCCCCTGACCCCTCCAAG GTCTGCGCATATGGCCCTGGTCTCAAGGGTGGGCTTGTAGGCACCCCGGCACCATTCTCCATTGACACCAAGGGGGCTGGCACAGGAGGCCTGGGGCTGACTGTCGAGGGCCCCTGCGAAGCCAAGATCGAGTGCCAAGACAATGGTGACGGATCTTGTGCAGTCAGCTACCTGCCCACAGAGCCAGGCGAGTACACCATCAATATCCTGTTTGCTGAAGCCCACGTCCCTGGCTCACCCTTCAAGGCCACCATCCAGCCTGTGTTCGACCCAAGCAAGGTGAGGGCCAGCGGGCCAGGCCTGGAGCGTGGCAAGGCTGGAGAGGCAGCCACCTTCACCGTGGACTGCTCGGAAGCGGGCGAGGCCGAGCTGACCATCGAGATCCTGTCAGACGCTGGTGTCAAAGCCGAGGTGCTCATTCACAACAATGCGGACGGCACCTACCACATCACCTACAGCCCTGCCTTCCCTGGCACCTACACCATCACCATCAAATATGGCGGCCACCCCATACCCAAGTTCCCCACCCGTGTCCACGTGCAGCCTGCAGTTGATACCAGTGGCATCAAGGTCTCTGGGCCTGGTGTGGAGCCACATG GTGTCCTGCGGGAAGTGACCACCGAATTTACCGTGGATGCAAGATCTCTAACAGCAACAGGTGGCAACCACGTGACAGCTCGTGTCCTCAACCCCTCTGGTGCTAAGACAGATACCTACGTGACAGACAATGGGGATGGCACCTACCGTGTGCAGTACACTGCCTATGAAGAGG GTGTGCATTTGGTGGAGGTGTTGTATGATGAAGTAGCTGTGCCCAAGAGCCCCTTCCGAGTGGGTGTGACTGAGGGCTGCGACCCCACCCGAGTCCGGGCCTTCGGGCCAGGCCTGGAGGGTGGCTTGGTCAACAAGGCCAACCGCTTCACTGTGGAAACCAG GGGTGCTGGCACAGGAGGCCTTGGCCTAGCCATCGAGGGCCCATCAGAAGCTAAGATGTCCTGCAAGGACAACAAAGACGGAAGTTGCACAGTGGAGTACATCCCCTTCACCCCTGGAGACTACGATGTCAACATCACCTTTGGTGGACAGCCCATTCCAG GAAGCCCGTTCCGAGTTCCTGTGAAGGATGTGGTAGACCCTGGGAAGGTGACGTGCTCAGGGCCAGGGCTAGGGACCGGCGTCAGGGCTCGGGTACCTCAGACCTTCACGGTGGACTGCAGTCAAGCTGGCCGGGCCCCTCTGCAGGTGGCCGTGCTGGGACCCACAG GTGTGGCTGAGCCTGTGGAAGTGCGTGACAATGGGGATGGTacccacactgtccactacacacCTGCCACTGACGGGCCCTATACCGTGGCCGTCAAGTATGCTGACCAGGAGGTGCCACGCAG CCCTTTCAAGATCAAAGTGCTTCCAGCCCATGATGCCAGCAAAGTGCGGGCCAGTGGCCCTGGCCTCAATGCCTCCGGCATCCCTGCCAGCCTGCCGGTGGAGTTCACCATTGATGCTCGTGATGCTGGGGAGGGGCTTCTCACTGTCCAGATCCTG gATCCGGAGGGTAAACCCAAGAAGGCCAACATCCGAGACAATGGGGACGGCACATATACCGTATCCTACCTGCCAGACATGAGTGGTCGGTACACCATCACCATCAAGTATGGCGGGGATGAGATCCCTTATTCACCGTTCCGCATCCACGCCCTGCCTACAGGGGATGCCAGCAAGTGCCTTGTTACAG TGTCCATTGGAGGCCATGGACTAG GTGCCTGCCTGGGTCCCAGAATCCAGATTGGAGAGGAGACGGTGATTACAGTGGACGCCAAGGCAGCAGGCAAGGGGAAGGTGACCTGCACGGTGTCCACGCCCGACGGGGCAGAGCTTGATGTGGATGTGGTTGAGAACCACGACGGTACCTTCGATATCTACTACACAGCACCCGAGCCGGGGAAATACGTCATCACCATCCGCTTTGGGGGTGAACACATCCCCAACAGCCCCTTCCATGTGCTG GCCTGTGACCCGCTGCCTCATGTGGAGGAGCCTGCGGAAGTGCTGCAGCTGCACCAGCCCTATGCCCCTCTTCGGCCTGGCACCTGCCCCACACACTGG GCCACAGAGGAGCCGGTGGTGCCCGCAGAGCCTCTGGAGTCCATGCTGAGGCCCTTCAACTTGGTCATCCCCTTCACTGTGCAGAAAGGGGAGCTGACAG GGGAGGTCCGGATGCCTTCTGGTAAAACAGCACGCCCCAACATCACTGACAACAAGGATGGTACCATCACAGTGAGATACGCACCAACAGAGAAAGGCCTGCACCAGATGGGGATCAAGTACGATGGCAACCATATCCCTG GGAGCCCTCTGCAGTTCTATGTGGATGCCATCAACAGCCGCCATGTCAGTGCCTATGGGCCAGGTCTGAGCCATGGCATGGTCAACAAACCTGCCACCTTCACAATTGTCACCAAGGATGCTGGGGAAG GGGGCCTGTCACTGGCTGTGGAGGGCCCATCCAAGGCAGAGATCACCTGCAAGGACAACAAGGACGGCACCTGTACTGTGTCCTACCTACCCACAGCGCCCGGAGACTACAGCATCATTGTGCGCTTTGATGACAAGCACATCCCAGGGAGCCCCTTCACAGCCAAGATCACAG GTGACGACTCAATGAGAACTTCACAGCTTAATGTGGGCACCTCCACTGATGTGTCGCTGAAGATCACGGAGGGTGACCTCAGCCAGCTGACAGCCAGTATCCGTGCTCCTTCAGGCAATGAGGAGCCATGCCTGTTGAAGCGCCTGCCCAACAGGCACATTG GGATCTCTTTTACCCCCAAGGAGGTCGGTGAACATGTGGTGAGCGTACGCAAGAGTGGCAAGCATGTCACCAACAGCCCCTTTAAGATTTTGGTGGGGCCTTCGGAGATTGGAGATGCCAGCAAAGTTCGAGTCTGGGGCAAGGGCCTTTCCGAGGGACAAACCTTCCAAGTGGCAGAGTTCATTGTGGACACTCGCAATGCAG GCTATGGAGGCCTGGGGCTGAGCATCGAAGGTCCTAGCAAGGTGGACATTAACTGTGAGGATATGGAAGATGGTACCTGCAAAGTCACCTACTGCCCGACAGAACCCGGCACCTACATCATCAATATTAAGTTTGCTGACAAACACGTGCCCG GAAGCCCCTTCACCGTGAAGGTGACTGGCGAGGGACGCATGAAGGAAAGCATCACCCGCCGCAGACAGGCACCCTCCATTGCTACCATTGGCAGCACCTGTGACCTCAACCTCAAGATCCCAG GAAACTGGTTTCAGATGGTGTCTGCCCAGGAGCGCCTCACTCGCACATTCACACGTAGCAGCCACACCTACACCCGCACAGAGCGGACAGAGATCAGCAAGACTCGGGGCGGGGAGACCAAGCGTGAAGTCCGAGTGGAGGAGTCTACCCAGGTCGGTGGAGATCCTTTCCCGGCTGTTTTCGGCGATTTCCTAGGCCGGGAACGCCTGGGCTCCTTTGGCAGCATCACCCGGCAGCAGGAAG GTGAGGCCAGCTCTCAGGACATGACAGCCCAGGTGACCAGTCCATCTGGCAAGACAGAAGCTGCAGAGATCGTCGAGGGAGAAGACAGTGCATACAGTGTGCGCTTTGTGCCCCAGGAGATGGGTCCCCACACAGTCACTGTCAAGTACCGAGGCCAGCATGTGCCTGGAAGCCCTTTTCAGTTCACCGTGGGTCCACTAGGTGAAGGTGGTGCCCACAAGGTGCGGGCTGGAGGCACAGGGCTGGAGCGAGGTGTAGCTGGCGTTCCAG CTGAGTTTAGCATCTGGACCCGAGAAGCTGGTGCAGGGGGCCTGTCCATTGCTGTGGAGGGTCCCAGCAAGGCAGAGATTGCATTTGAAGACCGCAAAGATGGTTCTTGTGGCGTCTCCTATGTTGTCCAGGAGCCAG GTGACTATGAGGTCTCCATCAAGTTCAATGATGAGCACATCCCAGACAGCCCCTTCGTGGTGCCCGTGGCCTCCCTCTCGGACGATGCTCGCCGGCTTACTGTCACCAGCCTCCAG GAGACAGGGCTTAAGGTGAACCAGCCAGCATCTTTTGCGGTGCAGCTTAATGGGGCACGTGGCGTGATTGATGCCCGGGTACACACGCCCTCAGGAGCTGTGGAGGAGTGCTATGTCTCTGAACTGGACAGtg ATAAGCATACCATCCGCTTCATCCCCCACGAGAATGGTGTCCACTCAATTGATGTCAAGTTCAACGGTGCCCACATCCCTGGAAGCCCCTTCAAGATCCGTGTTGGGGAGCAGAGCCAAGCTGGGGACCCAGGCTTGGTGTCAGCTTATGGGCCTGGGCTTGAAGGAGGCACAACGG GTGTATCATCAGAGTTCATTGTGAACACCCAGAATGCAGGCTCAGGGGCCTTGTCCGTCACCATTGATGGGCCTTCCAAGGTGCAGCTGGACTGTCGGGAGTGTCCTGAGGGCCATGTAGTCACTTACACTCCCATGGCTCCGGGTAACTACCTCATTGCCATCAAGTATGGCGGCCCTCAGCACATTGTGGGCAGTCCCTTCAAAGCAAAGGTCACAG GTCCCCGGTTGTCTGGAGGCCACAGCCTTCACGAAACATCCACAGTTCTGGTGGAGACAGTGACGAAGTCCTCCTCAAGCCGTGGTGCCAGCTATAGTTCCATCCCCAAGTTCTCCTCAGACGCCAGCAAGGTGGTGACAAGGGGCCCAGGCCTATCCCAGGCCTTTGTGGGTCAGAAGAACTCATTCACTGTGGACTGCAGCAAAGCAG GCACCAACATGATGATGGTGGGAGTGCATGGGCCCAAAACCCCCTGCGAAGAGGTATATGTGAAGCACATGGGAAACCGGGTCTACAATGTCACCTACACTGTCAAGGAGAAGGGAGACTACATCCTCATTGTCAAGTGGGGTGATGAAAGTGTCCCTGGTAGCCCCTTCAAGGTCAATGTGCCCTGA